A stretch of the Calditrichota bacterium genome encodes the following:
- the rsmG gene encoding 16S rRNA (guanine(527)-N(7))-methyltransferase RsmG: MVFTGRDDVDNMLNRYRARLLAENLRQNLISRSGSPELADRLIAGSLLPVRIIPEIVASPLLDIGSGGGLPGIPLKIVRPNLEVTLLDAKRSKTLFLKRVVRELGLEGVDVVWNRVESFAQEARNKDAFRTVVSRAVGDWPSLLTASGTLLANGGHLILWCTPEMTIPDHSDERIEMAGVFSSKEPVRLAVWIKHGTN, encoded by the coding sequence ATGGTATTCACAGGCCGGGACGATGTTGATAACATGCTGAACCGGTATCGGGCGCGACTCTTGGCAGAGAATCTCCGGCAGAACCTCATCTCCCGCAGCGGATCGCCGGAACTGGCAGACAGATTGATCGCCGGGTCGCTCCTGCCGGTCAGGATCATCCCCGAAATCGTCGCATCGCCTTTGCTTGACATCGGCAGCGGAGGCGGACTGCCCGGGATACCGTTAAAGATCGTCCGCCCGAACCTGGAGGTGACGCTCCTCGATGCGAAACGCTCGAAGACGCTGTTTCTGAAACGTGTGGTGCGGGAGTTGGGACTGGAAGGAGTCGATGTGGTCTGGAACCGTGTCGAGTCGTTTGCTCAGGAGGCCCGGAATAAGGACGCTTTCAGGACGGTTGTTTCCCGTGCCGTTGGCGATTGGCCGTCGCTGCTGACAGCGTCTGGCACACTGCTTGCGAATGGTGGACACCTGATCCTGTGGTGCACGCCGGAGATGACGATTCCGGATCACTCCGACGAGCGGATCGAAATGGCGGGCGTGTTTAGCAGTAAGGAGCCGGTTCGCCTCGCGGTATGGATTAAGCACGGCACCAACTGA
- a CDS encoding TonB-dependent receptor, whose translation MTFKRFIHILKLHSPANIARVMFRRQTRCPIVSALLFLGAFFAPVKAALISGRVLDGLTGAPLEGAHIALEGGEVFASDGEGRFYVASLPPGEVVLDVSYVGYLPDRRRVAFNAVGDTAQVELRLYPQAVALSDVVYTATRTFKTLKSVPVATELITRRDFERRGALTAADALDAEIGYEVRSDFSGRGVMLQGADPDKVLILVDGNRVIGRVNGSIDLEQIALSNVKQIEVVKGAVSTLYGSEAIGGVINVITAAPEDGLNIRFDGSGGARLGRTRGSPPNPNLASGVTLGSRIGQLDWSGSLRYSHTGLIDLNPITPHTDGTDESDRLTGDLRLRYPLGNIVQLTLTGRGFDEEKTWVEDGGLITLPISFDDREVNRQSGLAAEVLCQPSPEERYSVKVYRSDNHHRWEKWTQPQWGTPFVRDFSEGNEDYSEASFQLTKPIAGKHLMTLGGDLYQWDIKSDASLGGLRSPFAGSLTAWNLFAQDEWRVGLGWTLLPGMRYENHEIYGGNWSPRLSAMLELRDDLRLRASVGQGYRAPSSKELYFVFNHASAGYIVYGNRDLRPERSTNVNFSLEHNYRNSSVARITFFANWMRNLIDFEPIGVSEDYYTGIFRYNNIYSSWVKGVEVERGFIPLRGVEARIAYSYTISRNDSTGSPLVGRPMHAGRFDLTRQAGDWTVKVWGRYTSRSMFQDIYETDAQQSDEWAPASQVWNLALTRRVGAGLSFFLKVENLLDRTDSRYGPRDGRVVTVGQSWTLRE comes from the coding sequence ATGACCTTTAAGCGCTTCATACATATCCTGAAACTGCACTCGCCGGCCAACATCGCGCGGGTGATGTTTCGACGCCAGACTCGCTGCCCGATTGTTAGTGCACTGCTCTTCCTCGGGGCGTTCTTCGCACCGGTCAAGGCGGCGTTGATCTCCGGGCGGGTGCTGGACGGTCTTACGGGGGCGCCGCTGGAAGGCGCACACATTGCGCTGGAAGGCGGTGAGGTCTTCGCGTCGGATGGGGAGGGCCGATTCTATGTGGCAAGCCTTCCACCGGGCGAGGTCGTTCTGGATGTGAGTTATGTCGGATACCTTCCGGATCGAAGACGCGTTGCCTTCAATGCGGTGGGTGATACCGCGCAGGTTGAATTGCGCCTTTATCCACAGGCGGTTGCGCTGAGCGACGTCGTCTATACCGCAACGCGAACTTTCAAAACCTTGAAGTCGGTTCCGGTAGCAACCGAACTCATTACCCGCCGGGACTTTGAACGTCGCGGAGCGCTGACTGCCGCGGACGCGCTGGACGCCGAGATCGGCTACGAGGTCCGAAGCGACTTCTCAGGTCGCGGTGTCATGCTGCAGGGCGCCGATCCGGACAAGGTGCTCATCCTCGTCGATGGCAACCGCGTCATCGGGCGGGTTAACGGGTCGATTGACCTCGAGCAGATTGCCCTTTCCAACGTCAAGCAGATTGAGGTCGTCAAGGGCGCAGTCTCGACGCTCTACGGGAGCGAAGCGATCGGCGGGGTGATCAACGTCATCACCGCTGCGCCTGAAGACGGGCTGAATATTCGGTTCGACGGGTCGGGCGGCGCGCGACTGGGGCGCACCCGGGGCTCACCGCCGAATCCCAATCTTGCTTCCGGAGTCACCCTCGGCAGCCGCATCGGGCAGCTCGACTGGTCCGGGTCACTCCGCTATAGTCACACCGGCTTGATCGACCTCAATCCTATTACCCCCCATACCGACGGCACCGACGAGTCGGACCGTCTCACCGGCGACCTTCGCCTTAGATACCCACTTGGCAATATCGTTCAACTGACCCTCACCGGCCGCGGCTTCGACGAAGAGAAGACGTGGGTCGAAGATGGCGGACTGATTACGCTACCGATTAGTTTCGACGACCGGGAGGTCAACCGGCAGAGTGGTCTCGCGGCGGAAGTCCTTTGCCAGCCGTCGCCGGAGGAGCGTTACAGCGTCAAGGTCTATCGCAGCGACAACCATCACCGGTGGGAAAAGTGGACCCAGCCGCAGTGGGGAACGCCCTTCGTGCGGGACTTCAGCGAAGGCAACGAGGACTATTCGGAAGCCTCGTTCCAATTGACGAAGCCGATTGCGGGCAAACACCTGATGACCTTGGGCGGCGACCTCTATCAGTGGGATATCAAGTCGGATGCCTCCCTGGGAGGCTTACGGTCGCCTTTTGCGGGAAGTCTGACCGCGTGGAATCTCTTTGCGCAGGACGAGTGGCGCGTCGGTTTGGGCTGGACGCTGCTGCCGGGAATGCGCTATGAGAACCATGAGATCTACGGGGGCAACTGGAGTCCGCGGCTTTCGGCGATGCTCGAACTGCGCGACGACCTGCGCCTTAGAGCCTCAGTCGGACAGGGCTACCGGGCGCCCTCCTCGAAGGAACTCTATTTCGTCTTCAATCACGCCTCAGCCGGTTATATCGTCTATGGCAACCGCGACCTGAGACCGGAGCGATCGACCAATGTCAACTTTTCGCTCGAGCACAACTATCGCAACTCGTCGGTGGCGCGGATCACCTTCTTTGCCAACTGGATGCGCAATCTGATCGATTTTGAGCCGATTGGGGTGAGCGAAGACTACTACACCGGCATCTTCAGGTATAACAACATCTATTCCTCGTGGGTAAAGGGGGTTGAGGTCGAACGCGGCTTCATTCCCTTGCGGGGAGTCGAAGCCCGCATCGCTTATTCCTACACCATAAGCCGGAATGACTCGACCGGATCGCCGCTGGTTGGTCGGCCGATGCATGCGGGCCGGTTCGACCTGACCCGTCAAGCCGGAGACTGGACGGTCAAAGTTTGGGGCCGTTATACCAGCCGCTCGATGTTTCAGGATATATACGAAACCGACGCCCAACAATCCGATGAGTGGGCGCCCGCCTCACAAGTCTGGAATCTGGCTCTGACCCGTCGGGTTGGAGCCGGCCTATCCTTCTTCCTCAAAGTGGAGAACCTGCTCGACCGCACCGATTCCCGCTACGGCCCACGCGATGGCCGGGTGGTGACGGTTGGTCAGAGTTGGACGCTCCGCGAATAG
- a CDS encoding cytochrome c3 family protein, which produces MKRLLSLCAGIGMVVLLVLLNRTTLGKPEAPPVKVFPHKYHVEEVALECAHCHASVATSTSGLERLLPDRSVCAECHDDVAEVWPETRPQAGASYAAFSHQAHTEAADCQTCHAVQAGREPSGAPWPNMRSCYDCHQTKRVNLTCAQCHQGELPAKPASHRFDWTANHGEAATFDPVDCAMCHQQQAQDDCATCHQGAGFGSPHPQKFVHSKAFTRAGGFANCQSCHEPESFCSACHMQKMVLPSDHSRPGWAKTGSGGAHVRKAQSDFDQCVICHTSTVKQPSCFAAGCHQ; this is translated from the coding sequence ATGAAACGACTCCTGTCACTTTGCGCCGGTATCGGGATGGTGGTATTACTCGTGCTACTGAACCGGACGACCCTCGGCAAGCCCGAAGCGCCGCCCGTCAAGGTCTTTCCGCATAAATATCACGTCGAAGAGGTCGCACTTGAATGCGCCCACTGCCACGCATCGGTGGCGACATCGACCTCGGGCCTGGAGCGGTTGCTGCCGGACCGGTCGGTCTGTGCGGAGTGCCACGACGACGTGGCAGAGGTCTGGCCGGAAACGCGGCCACAAGCCGGTGCGTCCTACGCGGCGTTTTCGCACCAGGCGCATACGGAGGCAGCCGATTGTCAGACCTGTCATGCCGTGCAGGCCGGCCGCGAGCCGTCGGGTGCACCGTGGCCCAATATGCGCAGTTGCTATGACTGCCATCAGACGAAGCGCGTCAATCTAACGTGCGCTCAATGCCATCAGGGTGAATTACCGGCCAAGCCGGCCAGCCACAGATTCGACTGGACGGCGAATCACGGCGAGGCAGCGACCTTCGACCCTGTCGATTGCGCGATGTGTCACCAGCAGCAGGCGCAGGACGACTGCGCAACATGCCATCAGGGTGCCGGGTTCGGCTCGCCGCATCCGCAGAAGTTCGTCCACAGCAAGGCTTTCACGCGCGCGGGCGGGTTCGCCAACTGCCAGTCGTGTCATGAGCCGGAGTCTTTTTGCTCGGCCTGTCACATGCAGAAAATGGTGCTGCCTTCCGACCATAGTCGTCCCGGCTGGGCGAAGACCGGCAGCGGCGGAGCCCACGTCCGCAAGGCGCAGTCGGACTTCGACCAGTGTGTGATATGCCACACCAGCACGGTGAAGCAGCCCTCCTGCTTTGCCGCCGGATGCCACCAGTAA
- a CDS encoding CxxxxCH/CxxCH domain-containing protein, which yields MTTRDGKERDGAVRRAVILLPAAMLCLGLALLYGCSEEAGGPLRTTHPAGWSDPGSSNFHGKAVLGDLLTTSLAEIESRIASCRSCHGPDSSAGQKATACFICHDQFPHPAGWAGAGGENLHASHLRRTNWNLTRCKDCHGSDYNRLTWKIGDSPANCRTCHTGSSGPEGCRVCHGGTFNSAPPPDLIGREGTEFVTVGAHQAHLTDNRISNPLACSACHSFAGFASQAHIDTITPGVAEVTFGVAATDSGRTTPVWDRNAGTCSSVYCHGSITRSDGIMRDGIVAEWTRVDGSQRACGTCHAMPPPDPHPPLATCNVCHVYAQTTHVNGTIDMR from the coding sequence ATGACGACAAGAGATGGTAAAGAGCGGGACGGAGCGGTTCGTCGCGCGGTCATTCTTCTTCCGGCGGCGATGCTCTGTCTGGGTCTGGCGCTCCTTTATGGCTGTTCGGAAGAGGCGGGCGGCCCGCTCCGGACGACTCACCCGGCCGGCTGGAGCGATCCGGGCAGTTCAAACTTTCACGGCAAGGCGGTGTTGGGCGATTTGCTGACGACGTCGCTGGCGGAAATAGAGAGCAGGATTGCATCGTGCCGCAGTTGCCATGGGCCCGATTCGTCGGCGGGACAGAAGGCGACGGCTTGTTTTATCTGCCACGACCAGTTCCCCCATCCGGCCGGCTGGGCGGGTGCCGGAGGCGAGAATCTTCACGCCAGTCACTTACGACGGACTAACTGGAACCTGACACGGTGCAAGGACTGCCACGGCAGCGACTACAACCGCCTCACCTGGAAGATCGGAGATAGTCCGGCCAACTGCCGCACCTGTCATACCGGCAGCAGCGGCCCTGAGGGCTGCCGGGTCTGCCACGGCGGGACGTTCAATTCGGCGCCGCCGCCGGACCTGATCGGGCGGGAGGGGACCGAATTTGTTACCGTCGGCGCGCACCAGGCGCACCTGACCGACAATCGCATTTCGAACCCGCTCGCCTGCTCGGCATGCCACAGTTTCGCCGGGTTTGCGAGTCAGGCGCACATCGACACCATCACACCGGGCGTCGCGGAGGTAACCTTTGGCGTCGCCGCGACCGACTCGGGGCGGACGACGCCGGTCTGGGACCGCAACGCCGGCACCTGCTCGTCGGTCTATTGCCATGGGTCTATCACCCGCAGCGACGGGATAATGCGGGACGGGATCGTCGCCGAGTGGACGCGGGTCGATGGATCCCAGCGCGCTTGCGGCACCTGCCATGCGATGCCGCCTCCCGATCCGCATCCGCCTCTCGCAACCTGCAACGTCTGCCATGTCTATGCGCAGACGACGCACGTCAACGGGACGATCGACATGCGGTGA